One segment of Tenrec ecaudatus isolate mTenEca1 chromosome 1, mTenEca1.hap1, whole genome shotgun sequence DNA contains the following:
- the LOC142431986 gene encoding olfactory receptor 7A5-like has product SSSLFSYMEPRNHTHFQKFILLGLSEEAELQPLLFGMFFSMYLVTFTGNLLIILAIIKDSHLHTPMYFFLSNLSFVDICLTSTIVPKMLLNIQMQNRVIAYDHCITQMYFFMVFGVLDHFLLTVMAYDRFVAICHPLRYMVIMNPRSCGLLLLASWLLSVLDALLHGLMVLRLSFCTELEISHFFCEINQVVQLACSDTFLNTLVIYFAAGFLGVIPLTGILFSYMKILSSILKISSAGGKYKAFSTCGSHLSVVSLFYGTVLGVYLSSAATQNSRSSAIASVMYTVATPMMNPFIYTLRNKDIKQALEKLCS; this is encoded by the coding sequence tccagtagTTTGTTCAGCTACATGGAACCAAGAAACCACACACATTTTCAAAAATTCATCCTTTTGGGACTCTCAGAAGAGgcagagctgcagcccctcctctttgGAATGTTCTTTTCCATGTACCTGGTCACCTTcactgggaacctgctcatcatcctggccatcatCAAGGACAgccacctccacacacccatgtacttcttcctctccaacctgTCCTTTGTAGACATCTGTTTAACTTCCACTATTGTCCCGAAGATGCTGCTGAACATCCAGATGCAGAACAGAGTTATTGCTTATGACCACTGCATCACCCAGATGTATTTTTTCATGGTTTTTGGAGTATTAGATCATTTCCTGTTGAcagtgatggcctatgaccggTTTGTGGCCATCTGTCATCCACTGCGCTACATGGTCATCATGAACCCAAGATCTTGTGGCCTCCTGCTTCTGGCCTCCTGGTTATTGAGTGTACTGGATGCTCTATTACATGGGTTAATGGTTTTACGACTGTCATTTTGTACAGAGTTGGAAATctcccattttttctgtgaaATTAATCAGGTAGTCCAACTTGCTTGCTCTGACACATTCCtcaatactttagtaatttattTTGCAGCTGGGTTTCTGGGTGTTATTCCACTCACTGGGATCCTTTTCTCTTATATGAAGATTTTGTCCTCTATTTTGAAAATTTCATCAGCTGGGGGAAAATACAAAGCCTTTTCCACTTGTGGGTCCCACCTCTCTGTGGTTTCCTTGTTCTATGGTACCGTTCTTGGTGTTTATCTCAGTTCTGCTGCTACTCAAAATTCCAGGTCGAGTGCAATCGCCTCAGTGATGTACACTGTAGCCACACCCATGATGAACCCCTTTATCTACACTCTTAGAAACAAGGACATAAAGCAGGCCCTAGAgaaactttgcagttga